A segment of the Capricornis sumatraensis isolate serow.1 chromosome 8, serow.2, whole genome shotgun sequence genome:
TGGTTTAGGCCTAGATTATACTGGGCTCTGCTGTCTCCCAGGGTCTCCAGACTCAGAGAGCCAACAGTTCAGGCATCCCtctgtttatccattcctttgctcATTTGTTCAACCAGCAAACATTGATTGGTACTGACTCTGGGCAAGGCACACCAGAAAAGGGGGTACAATGGGGAACAGAAAGAGACCCAGCCCCTGCTTTCTGGTACTTGAACCAGTGGGGAAGACAGGCATTTATCAGATAAtcatatgaaaaatgtttaattccAGACTGTTAAAGGGCTTTGAAGAAAGAGTACATAGTGTTTTGAGAGTGGCCCCCTTGGCATGCAGAAAGTCAGGTCACGACTCTTCATTCTGGTTGGTCGTTTTGGTCATGGGGAGGAAACCAAAGATAATAGCAAACAAGACGAGAGACAGGACCGTGGTGAAGAACAGGATGATCACTGCCAGGCCCCCCAGGTCCCAGGGGTTCTGCCAGAACTCCATCTTCCAGGAGTATTTCGATAGCATTCTGTCCATTTGAACCTGGAAGGCGGGGACAGAGGCCCTGAATGCCGGGGCTTCTCCACAGCCCTCCCCATGTGCTACTC
Coding sequences within it:
- the SMIM6 gene encoding small integral membrane protein 6, with amino-acid sequence MDRMLSKYSWKMEFWQNPWDLGGLAVIILFFTTVLSLVLFAIIFGFLPMTKTTNQNEES